From one Candidatus Limnocylindrales bacterium genomic stretch:
- the rsmA gene encoding 16S rRNA (adenine(1518)-N(6)/adenine(1519)-N(6))-dimethyltransferase RsmA has protein sequence MGSRVRWGQCFLIDRDAARRIIDWAAIEGRAVVEIGPGRGALTGLLRERAASLTLVEIDPELAAELTRTYAGDPRVTVIEGDALRVDWISRVEAGFTVVANLPYESGTAIVSSILKRRDVVREIDVMLQKEVVARLAAAPGSKVYGGLSVIVQMLADVERGMVIAPRSFRPRPRVESQMVRLRPRAEARFEIGDEAEFVDLVHAAFGQRRKMLRNNLGRYVESRFGEGAAERVLAAANVPGDVRPEDLGLAEFAALSLAVVRGRDAQSPRLERAEKELVHEDDAGVDSAPERKGSAGAS, from the coding sequence ATGGGCTCGCGCGTCCGCTGGGGCCAGTGTTTTCTCATCGATCGCGACGCGGCCCGGCGAATCATCGACTGGGCCGCCATCGAAGGCCGCGCGGTCGTTGAGATCGGACCGGGCCGCGGCGCGCTGACCGGGCTGCTGCGCGAGCGCGCCGCTTCGCTGACACTCGTCGAGATCGATCCCGAGCTCGCGGCTGAGCTTACGCGCACGTACGCCGGCGATCCTCGCGTAACGGTGATCGAAGGCGACGCGCTGCGCGTCGACTGGATCTCGCGCGTCGAGGCAGGCTTTACCGTCGTTGCCAATCTTCCGTACGAAAGCGGCACGGCGATCGTTTCGTCGATCCTGAAGCGCCGCGATGTCGTGCGCGAGATCGATGTGATGCTGCAGAAGGAAGTCGTTGCGCGCCTCGCGGCCGCGCCCGGCAGCAAGGTCTACGGCGGGCTGTCGGTCATCGTGCAGATGCTTGCCGACGTCGAGCGCGGCATGGTCATCGCGCCGCGCTCGTTCCGGCCGCGGCCGCGTGTGGAATCGCAGATGGTGCGGCTGCGGCCGCGCGCCGAGGCGCGCTTCGAGATCGGGGATGAGGCCGAGTTCGTCGATCTCGTGCATGCGGCGTTCGGGCAGCGCCGGAAGATGCTTCGCAACAATCTGGGGCGCTACGTTGAATCGCGGTTTGGTGAAGGCGCGGCGGAGCGCGTGCTGGCGGCGGCGAACGTGCCCGGTGATGTGCGGCCGGAGGATCTTGGGCTGGCGGAGTTTGCGGCGCTGTCGCTGGCGGTCGTTCGCGGGCGTGATGCGCAAAGTCCCCGCCTGGAGCGCGCGGAGAAAGAGCTCGTCCACGAGGATGACGCCGGTGTCGACAGCGCACCGGAGAGGAAGGGGAGTGCCGGAGCTTCCTGA
- a CDS encoding penicillin-binding transpeptidase domain-containing protein — MKRAVVVRFAVALAVLTVRPLASSAAPVDVAPRAPITAQVYGASYSVFPSLRVDTDAFRRRLERLGYASAGGTPSRRGSYSFSRSNHSLAIYLNAFDYPDRREAGRLIEMSLDAEGRVMSIRSDGREMAAFDLEPAMIGGRGMTAPHFVDFVSRELSRRFPARVAQGGIDRIFTTLDPEMQETAEAVVADNVVEMEHDIGEALAKAGEPLQAALIVMDPRTGEIRAMVGGRDENGQFNRAIDMRRQPGSTFKPIVALAALGSERVGAQHFRTTSTVMDERMQWEWQGQVWSPRNYEGEFYGLVTVREAVEHSLNSAVARIAKDVGVKPIRDLAVRLGMTPDLGVYPSIVLGGQPVQVLDMAKVFSVFANGGMRVTPHSITSIVESSGRVEEGSGLEIRRIVPATDAYLVTHILEGVMERGTGATARRKGFKHPAGGKTGTSNDYKDAWFVGFTPVLEAAVWVGFDNNSSMGLPGSEAALPIWTDFMRQALADSPHDSFPIPPGIAIVDVDKKDGLIARPECPKQIREAFIEGEEPHSICNEHGGTWH; from the coding sequence GTGAAGAGAGCCGTCGTCGTTCGTTTTGCAGTTGCACTCGCCGTTCTGACCGTCCGCCCGCTCGCATCTTCGGCCGCGCCCGTCGACGTCGCACCGCGTGCTCCGATCACGGCGCAGGTCTACGGCGCTTCGTACTCGGTGTTTCCGAGCCTTCGCGTCGATACCGACGCGTTTCGGCGGCGGCTCGAACGCCTCGGTTATGCGAGCGCCGGCGGCACGCCGTCGCGCCGGGGCTCGTACAGCTTTTCGCGCAGCAACCATTCGCTCGCGATCTATCTGAACGCGTTCGACTATCCCGATCGCCGCGAAGCCGGCCGCCTCATCGAAATGTCGCTCGATGCCGAAGGGCGGGTCATGTCGATCCGCTCCGACGGCCGCGAGATGGCGGCGTTCGATCTCGAACCGGCGATGATCGGCGGGCGCGGCATGACCGCGCCGCACTTCGTCGACTTCGTCTCGCGCGAGCTTTCGCGCCGGTTCCCGGCGCGCGTCGCCCAAGGCGGCATCGACCGCATCTTCACGACGCTCGATCCGGAAATGCAGGAAACCGCCGAAGCCGTCGTCGCCGACAACGTCGTCGAGATGGAGCACGACATCGGCGAAGCGCTCGCCAAAGCCGGCGAGCCGCTGCAGGCCGCCCTGATCGTGATGGATCCGCGCACCGGCGAGATCCGCGCGATGGTCGGAGGCCGCGACGAGAACGGGCAGTTCAACCGCGCGATCGACATGCGCCGCCAGCCGGGATCGACGTTCAAGCCGATCGTTGCGCTTGCCGCTCTCGGCAGCGAGCGGGTCGGCGCACAGCACTTCCGCACCACGTCGACCGTCATGGACGAGCGCATGCAGTGGGAGTGGCAGGGCCAGGTATGGTCGCCGCGCAACTACGAAGGCGAGTTCTACGGCCTCGTCACCGTGCGCGAAGCCGTCGAGCATTCGCTCAACTCTGCAGTTGCGCGCATCGCCAAGGACGTCGGCGTAAAACCGATCCGCGATCTCGCGGTGCGTCTCGGCATGACGCCGGACCTCGGCGTGTATCCGAGCATCGTCCTCGGCGGCCAGCCGGTGCAGGTTCTCGACATGGCCAAGGTCTTCAGCGTGTTCGCCAACGGCGGCATGCGCGTCACGCCGCATTCGATCACGAGCATCGTCGAGTCCAGCGGCCGTGTAGAGGAAGGGAGCGGTCTCGAGATCAGGCGCATCGTCCCCGCGACCGACGCCTATCTGGTGACGCACATCCTCGAAGGCGTCATGGAGCGCGGCACCGGAGCCACCGCGCGCCGCAAGGGTTTCAAGCATCCGGCCGGCGGCAAGACCGGCACGTCGAATGATTACAAGGACGCGTGGTTCGTCGGCTTCACGCCGGTGCTCGAAGCTGCGGTCTGGGTCGGCTTCGACAACAACTCGAGCATGGGTCTTCCCGGCTCCGAGGCGGCGCTTCCGATCTGGACCGATTTCATGCGGCAGGCGCTCGCCGATTCGCCGCACGACAGCTTTCCGATTCCGCCCGGCATCGCGATCGTCGACGTCGACAAGAAAGACGGGCTGATCGCCAGGCCGGAATGCCCGAAGCAGATCCGCGAGGCGTTCATCGAAGGTGAGGAGCCGCATTCGATCTGCAACGAGCACGGTGGCACCTGGCATTAG
- the tsaD gene encoding tRNA (adenosine(37)-N6)-threonylcarbamoyltransferase complex transferase subunit TsaD — translation MKILAIETSCDDTSVAVLDGRTVLSNVTASQDAVHAPYGGVVPELAARRHLETIEEVMQLALARSGTALADIELLAVTRGPGLVGSLLVGVSAARGLALRTGLPLVGINHLEGHALSPLVNAEIAFPFLSMVVSGGHSSLYIVREIGEYEEVAATRDDSAGEAFDKGAKMLGLGYPGGKVIDDLAKKGNPRAVAFPRGRVKGDPLALSFSGMKTALSDYLSTTVECASTEDVCASFQEAIVDVLVMRVQVAIEKTGIDRVAVAGGVSANSRLRQRMQEAAPGAVFPPMSLCTDNAAMIGHAAARRLERGLVSSDLEVRSRLPLGRRVSLTDPSPVLRAAG, via the coding sequence ATGAAGATTCTCGCTATCGAAACTTCGTGCGACGACACATCGGTTGCGGTCCTCGACGGCCGCACCGTGCTATCGAACGTGACCGCCTCGCAGGACGCGGTGCACGCGCCGTACGGCGGCGTCGTGCCGGAGCTCGCGGCGCGCCGCCACCTCGAGACGATCGAAGAGGTCATGCAGCTGGCGCTCGCAAGGTCGGGCACCGCGCTCGCCGACATCGAGTTGCTCGCTGTCACGCGCGGCCCGGGGCTCGTCGGCTCGCTGCTGGTCGGAGTCTCTGCGGCGCGCGGCCTCGCGCTTCGCACCGGCCTGCCGCTCGTCGGCATCAATCATCTCGAAGGCCACGCGCTGTCGCCGCTCGTCAACGCCGAGATCGCGTTTCCGTTCCTGTCGATGGTCGTCTCCGGCGGCCACAGCTCGCTCTACATCGTGCGCGAGATCGGCGAGTACGAGGAAGTCGCCGCGACGCGCGACGATTCGGCGGGCGAGGCGTTCGACAAGGGCGCCAAGATGCTCGGGCTCGGCTATCCGGGCGGCAAGGTCATCGACGACCTCGCGAAGAAGGGTAACCCGCGTGCCGTCGCGTTCCCTCGCGGACGAGTGAAAGGCGATCCGCTCGCGTTGTCGTTCTCCGGGATGAAGACCGCACTGTCGGACTACCTGAGCACGACGGTGGAGTGCGCCAGCACCGAGGACGTCTGCGCGTCGTTTCAGGAAGCGATCGTCGACGTGCTCGTCATGCGCGTCCAGGTTGCGATCGAAAAGACCGGCATCGATCGCGTCGCCGTTGCCGGCGGCGTCTCGGCCAACAGCCGGCTTCGCCAGCGCATGCAGGAAGCCGCGCCGGGTGCGGTCTTCCCGCCGATGAGCCTGTGCACGGACAACGCCGCGATGATCGGCCACGCCGCGGCGAGGCGTCTCGAACGCGGCCTCGTCTCCAGCGACCTCGAAGTGCGCTCGCGGCTTCCGCTCGGCCGCCGCGTGAGTCTGACCGACCCGTCGCCCGTGCTGCGCGCGGCCGGCTGA
- a CDS encoding DegQ family serine endoprotease — translation MKPTRSLLLTGLVVGTLVGVGVTMTARRENVRVVETERTDERAQLGAPTEKTERPGRPEKTDKSDKLEKPAETREEPAKPSPEDGQPPPLIPPSQTASRPPSLPVSLPEGSKGAITGLPDFSSIAQALAPSVVNISTESESKEPESKGGRSQDPFDGFMGPRRSLGSGFVFDQEGYIITNAHVIEDATKIVVRLHDEREIEAKVIGSDLKTDIAVIKIEGAESLVPVSLGDSDSLRVGEWVLAIGNPFGLDHTLTAGIVSAKGRRISRRNPYDDFIQTDAAINPGNSGGPLVNLAGQVIGINSAIFSSGGGNIGIGFAIPINMAREIVPQLKQEGHVTRGWLGVKIQPVDADIAKSLGLAEAKGALVAEVFPDSPASKAGVQLGDVIVNFDGNDVVKSQDLPALVASTPVGKSAKLVVLRGGDKLTIEVEVAKLADDAETAKPVKANALGLSVQDVTPEMAQELGLEKGTTGVVVMSVSKGSPAAAAGLESGDMIVSVGNEPVTSAEAFRKTLEKVSPDRGVLVLVKRGDQTLFRVLKPSAKDSKPDEQEEEEEGPGRVPHFPGDER, via the coding sequence ATGAAACCGACGAGATCGTTGTTGCTTACCGGCCTCGTCGTGGGAACGCTGGTTGGTGTCGGAGTCACGATGACGGCGCGGCGCGAGAACGTGCGCGTGGTCGAAACCGAAAGAACGGACGAACGCGCGCAGCTCGGGGCACCCACCGAAAAAACGGAAAGGCCCGGCAGGCCCGAGAAGACGGACAAGTCCGACAAGCTGGAGAAGCCCGCTGAAACTCGCGAAGAGCCGGCCAAGCCTTCACCGGAAGACGGCCAGCCGCCGCCGCTGATTCCGCCGTCGCAGACCGCATCGCGGCCGCCGTCGCTTCCCGTATCGCTTCCCGAAGGATCCAAGGGCGCCATCACCGGGCTTCCGGATTTTTCGTCGATCGCGCAGGCGCTCGCGCCGTCGGTCGTCAACATTTCGACCGAATCGGAGAGCAAGGAGCCCGAGAGCAAGGGCGGCCGCTCGCAGGATCCGTTCGACGGGTTCATGGGGCCGCGTCGCAGTCTCGGTTCCGGATTCGTCTTTGACCAGGAAGGCTACATCATCACCAACGCCCACGTGATCGAGGACGCGACCAAGATCGTCGTGCGGCTGCATGACGAGCGCGAGATCGAAGCCAAGGTCATCGGCAGCGATCTCAAGACCGACATCGCCGTCATCAAGATCGAAGGCGCCGAGAGCCTGGTTCCGGTTTCGCTCGGAGATTCGGACTCGCTGCGCGTCGGCGAGTGGGTGCTGGCGATCGGCAACCCGTTCGGGCTCGACCACACGCTGACGGCCGGCATCGTCTCGGCCAAGGGCCGCCGCATCAGCCGCAGGAACCCGTACGACGACTTCATCCAGACCGATGCGGCCATCAATCCGGGCAACTCCGGTGGTCCGCTGGTCAACCTGGCCGGCCAGGTGATCGGCATCAACTCGGCGATCTTCTCGAGCGGCGGAGGCAACATCGGCATCGGCTTTGCGATCCCGATCAACATGGCGCGCGAGATCGTTCCGCAGCTCAAGCAGGAAGGCCATGTGACGCGCGGCTGGCTCGGCGTCAAGATCCAGCCGGTCGACGCCGACATCGCGAAATCGCTCGGCCTTGCCGAAGCCAAAGGCGCGCTCGTTGCCGAAGTGTTCCCCGACAGCCCGGCTTCCAAGGCCGGCGTGCAGCTCGGCGACGTGATCGTCAACTTCGACGGCAACGACGTCGTCAAGTCGCAGGATCTTCCGGCGCTGGTCGCGAGCACACCGGTCGGCAAGTCGGCCAAGCTCGTCGTGCTGCGCGGCGGCGACAAGCTGACGATCGAAGTCGAAGTCGCCAAGCTCGCCGACGATGCGGAGACGGCGAAACCGGTCAAGGCCAACGCGCTCGGGCTTTCCGTGCAGGACGTGACTCCCGAGATGGCGCAGGAGCTCGGGCTCGAAAAGGGCACGACCGGTGTCGTCGTGATGTCGGTGAGCAAGGGTTCGCCGGCGGCGGCGGCCGGTCTCGAGTCGGGCGACATGATCGTGTCGGTCGGCAACGAGCCGGTGACAAGCGCCGAAGCGTTCCGCAAGACGCTCGAGAAGGTCTCGCCGGATCGCGGAGTGCTCGTGCTCGTCAAGCGCGGCGACCAGACGCTGTTCCGCGTGCTCAAGCCGTCGGCGAAAGACAGCAAGCCCGACGAACAGGAAGAAGAAGAGGAAGGGCCGGGCCGGGTTCCGCACTTTCCGGGGGATGAGAGGTGA